The genomic stretch agtgaaatgattaCTTATTTATAAAgtgaacggaacccaccttagtgacaactgtcactcttctatttggggctaaaagcccggGATGAtaattatgatcatcggttgatgttgtatattcatcattacatggactcatttgcctgcttgaatagggctatatttgctaggcgtgtgccttatgatttgatgacctggtattactgttcatgagcatattgagttttcttgctaggctttggttCACAggcgctatgtggtgcaggtataggcaaaagaaagatggaccatccttaagttggagagcttaggtgacgatgtgtacatatgcagctgctcgaccgccacgaccgagggttgaaagaggaactagggttaaaccctgttttgccgcttagatcggctagttgtaaatattttgttataataaacctttaaattatatttttgggatcccaatatatacagtaaacattctaatgaaacgttatatcttaaccaaaaattttaatccccaaACCGCTAATCttgcttagttacacgattttggccaaatgactcggttagcgagtttaactctatttataaggcacactgtaatAGTTcatggagtttagggcgttacaatgattatattttcaaattgtatgacttttattacggtttagctacacttttaacctaaaacctcaattagtgagttaattacacattttaaactcacttagtaactgcTGTAAGGAAATAGAGCGTTACACTAGCACAATAGCTAACTGACGCAACTTGTTACTATTACATATCAAGATCATAAGACTTTAAGATTGAGATACTCATGAGTGCGGATTTAGTGATAAATCTCAAAATGTATCAAGCCTATTTTTAATtaacaaaaacacaaataattaaTGTATCAACTAAaactgaacaaaaaaaaaaaacaaataattaatgTATCAAGCCTATTTTTAATTCATACACTTAccaaaaaaaaactattaatctataaatttttattattatcatcttaaaactaacttttcagaataaaaaaatagtaatttattaaataaatgtaTAATGCATACAAATTCATTGTAAAAAATAATTGTATTTATATATGCTGAATTAAGAATtcgtatattattttttaatttactttTTAAATATAGTAGCAAaagttttattcttttttttatgtatatatttatttttttgacaatgttttaattttttagttGTATTTGTttccttgtttttttttataatatgcaTCAGTATTAATCTAAATCTTAAGATATATGTATAtgtagggtttatattttttgggATTATGTGTTTTGTCCTATTACTTAtttagactctgtgttttgacaaattactttttggaccttatatttCATAAAATAGCTCAAATAGAACTCTAACCccgattttgattaaaaaaatttcaactgaaatcataaataattcaccAAAGAAACAATTTAgagcaaaaataaaatcattctgcttaaaaactgtattgttatattcaattttttttttctatcaaaattgagtttatagatctatttgaaccattttacaaaatatagggtccaaaaataaattttttaaaacacaggatccaaacagataataaaaaaaaatagagggtacaaaaaaatataaacacatatttttataacttataACCTTAAAATCTCTTTAGTCTtagcttttcattttttttaattttatttaaaaaaaaaatgaaaccaaCGTTCTGTTGAGAACTAAAGCTCAAGCAAAATATATAATGTATATTACTATATAGAAATATTTTTGAATCCATACAAATCCGAACAAAATAATTAGATTTATATTGCATATTATAAAAGAAAACttgaaaaaatataattaaaaaacactgtcaaaaagtaaaaatataaaaattataataaaaaagaataaaaggattaaaatattagttaatattattttaaaaagtaaattaaaagatgaaatacatatttttaattaaacataaatatatattttagtaaATTATTAGGGTGTGATTGGTAGGGGATTCAAAAACAGTTTTATTATTTTCagattttaaaaaatgaaaacagcaatgaaaacttgattggcacacttgttttagaaaataaaaaaaatcatttttgaaaACTAAGTTAAAATACTTCAGCAAAAGAGAAAACAACAAAttgttgttttctttattttcaaatcatttgatttgaaaataattttctaaaattatatttttgaattaactaCCAATTAGCCCCTTAATGTTTTCAGTATAAtcttactatttaaaaaaaaaaaattcttgctatttttcttatagtcttgattttttttcttttgtcatttttacaagtcagtctactttttaaaatttttatctatataaatttagtaaaataattaattataaaattatataacagaatataatttaattctaatttacaatatatttgctaaaaaaaatcattgatcaaataaaaattacaacaaataaataaaaaaatattttcacttcaattattattatacaaaaaattaaaaatatatatattacatattcaatttttagattttctaccaaaaaattattcaattttataaaactaaaaaatagttaacggacaatacattcaatcacattttcataaacatattttcagacactaaatctagattcttttttcagaatcatactttttcaaaatacaatttttaaatcactaatcaatcgtgtcctaaaaaaatataactttaatataaaaaaaatcaaagttaatgacaatgcaatattgttatgaatttaattaatgcaatattattaaattttaatttatcaatataattaaattttactttcagctaaaccaatcacatattcagtttctgttatattttcaaatttaatctcaatcacagattcagttttttaaaactcaaaagcagtttactgacattaaaccaatcacattttcagaaacatgttttcagtcactaaattcagattttcatttcagaatcccacttttcaaaaatacagttttctaatcgcgaaccaatcagacccttaaCTTTTTGTTCAGTTTTTTTTGGTGATTTTGTTATTAAGAAAAAAGTTAGTAATTTAAagataataatatattaataattttttatgtgGGTGAGTTAAATAAGTTTGATATATTAATTGTAAGTGTttccctttaaaaaaaaaaattgttagtttTTTGTTTTGTTCATTTTTCGTTTTTGGGGACAAAGGTGTTTTGGAAAACAATGTAATGTACAGTAGCATCATTAATTGAAATACAGGTGTCATTATCATATAGATATGGAGTAGACAGGAAAATTGGGCGGTGAGATTTTGGACGTACATAGTTTGATAAGAAAAGATAACAAGATGACATATGAGAAAACTGATCAGCTAACTCAAATAAAATTATTAGTGAGACATAAAAAATGGGTCTTTAAAATCTTAAGTTACAGACAAAaagttttataaaaaatattattgaaaTATAGTACGGTTCACacgacgacgacgacgacgacgTCGACATGATGGCCATTTGTAATAAGGTTATGCAAGAGTTGGAACAGCTCGTAAGGGCTGAGCCATTTGTAAAGTGATGCCAAACTTATCGTTCATATCAACGTCGTCTTCTGGTTTAAGCCCATTTTCGAGCTTCCATTCAAAAGAGTGGATAAGGGTCCCCAACATTAATGGCAGCATCCTCATAGCCAAAGGCAATCCAGGGCATATTCTTCGCCCAGCTCCGAAGGGTATCACCTCAAAGCTCCTTCCTTTAACGTCCACTTCTGACCCTATGAATCTCTCCGGTTTGAACAAATCTGGCTCATCCCATATGTTCTTATCTCTGCCTATAGCCCATGCGTTGACAAAGATTTGAGCACCCTTTGGGATTGTGAAGCCGTTGATTTCGACATCTGTTTCGGCTTTACGAGGGAGCAACAATGGAACCGCTGGGTGTAGTCGAAACGTTTCTTTTAGCACGGCTTGTAAGTAAGGTAGCCGAGAAACGTCGGATTCCTCAACTGGGTTTCCTTTTCCGATGATTTGGCCGAGTTCTGCTCTGGCTTTGGACAGGGTTTCTGGGTTACGAAGCAGTTCGGCCATTGCCCATTGAAAAGTGGCAGCAGTCGTATCCGTGCCCGCTACGAACAGAACCTGCTTGATGAAATTCTCAAGTGAGAAAAAGGACAAATTGAATTGTTGAAACAAATATAAACCCAATACCAATTTAGAAATCAAAGCATTCAGCAGTGCGTAGGAATAGAATATTCTATTACCAGTAACAAATGCACGATCTGGTGTCTGTTGATTTCGTTGTTGTTTCCTTCCATAATGTCGAGAAGGGTATCCAAAACGTCATCGTTCTTAACGGACTTCGAAGATTCCCTTAGCTTCAACCTTTGGCCGATCACTCCTTCAATAAGTTCCAATATTCTACTTACGTGAATCTTCATGCGACGCCTTATACCCAAAGGGTCAATCTTCTTAAGCAACGGGAAGTAGTCACTCAAGTTTGGTGTCCCAGCCTCTTTCATGATATTCCAACTAATATCCTTAAAATCTCTAGCCAGTTCCGATTCCGAGTCAGCCAAATCGACAGAAAACATGGTGTTAGACAACAAATTAAGTGTCGTAGAGAAAGCTGCGCTGCCAATATCCACAGCTGCACCACTCAAGCTACTCTTTTCCATTTCCTCAAGAAGCTCCTTCACTTTCCTCCGCCTGAGTTTTTGGTTTGTATCCAAAACTTTGACTGCAAACAGTTGAGTGTTACAGATCTTCCTAAGATTTCTCCACAGGTTAGAGACCGGAATCCATGGAAGACCAACGCTCTCATGACCATGAACATAGAGCGCATCCGGGATGGTTCGGTTCGACAAGTACTGGTCATGTGTTTGAAGGACTTCTTTGGCCACGGCCGATGAAGAAACCACGATGGCTGTGACTTGACCAAGCTTGAGGCTCATCAAGGGGCCATGGAGCTTGGCGAGCTCGGCCAGGGACTTGTGGGGTTTGTCACCGAGTTGGTGGAGGTTTCCGATGACTGGTAATGGTTTTGGTCCCGGTGGAAGGTTGCCGGAACTGGGTTTGGATCTCATGATTGAATGAACGGCTTGGATGATTGCCCATGTGAGTATCAGACACAGAATACTACTCCACAACTCCATCATTGCTCTGTGTTGTTTTTTTCTTCCTCAATAATCCATGCCTTTAATACTATTGACTACTAGTACATTGAGGTTTTATCTAACCTATATCTTCTTTTATCAGTATTGTATTATATTTGCACAAACGAGTAGAAAAGTTCCAAACACGCCTTaaaagatattattattatttcattttcAAAAGGGTGAAGGTATTATATTTTCACGTTGGATATAATATAAAATACAAGTGGATACATCTTATTATATATGATTTTGAGCAAAGCTAAGCCATGTGATGATATGAATATGATTAAAACATGGCTTTGTTGTTATTTGTTACTGATATTTCTTTATGTTTTGGTCAATTAATAACTTTTTGAAGCGTTgacttttaataattattttcaaGGCAAAAACAAGATCTGAGTTTGTTTGGTGTATAATTATGTTTGGATGTGAATTAGAATCCAATtcttaatttattattttcatttttgtttaGGTCAATTAACTCGTGGTAGAAGAAAGATTAGGGGCCATGTGCCCTGCCTTGTACGCTAAGGTAATATTGTATAGGCATAGTTAGCAAATAAAGCATAACACATAGacataattataattagttaCAGTCATCCATAAACTAAAACTAAATGGCCGATATTAAAGTTCACCACAATagaaataaaactaaaaatttaaaAGAAAGTTTAGGAAGACAAAACTAGTTCCACGATCTCACACATATTTAACAAATGAATAAGTAAGTCATAAACTATGAAGAAATTAAAACACAACTAAAATAATTACTTTGTTGTTTGTATACCTCACAACTCCCTCACAATTCTTCAATC from Humulus lupulus chromosome 5, drHumLupu1.1, whole genome shotgun sequence encodes the following:
- the LOC133778291 gene encoding geraniol 8-hydroxylase-like, translating into MMELWSSILCLILTWAIIQAVHSIMRSKPSSGNLPPGPKPLPVIGNLHQLGDKPHKSLAELAKLHGPLMSLKLGQVTAIVVSSSAVAKEVLQTHDQYLSNRTIPDALYVHGHESVGLPWIPVSNLWRNLRKICNTQLFAVKVLDTNQKLRRRKVKELLEEMEKSSLSGAAVDIGSAAFSTTLNLLSNTMFSVDLADSESELARDFKDISWNIMKEAGTPNLSDYFPLLKKIDPLGIRRRMKIHVSRILELIEGVIGQRLKLRESSKSVKNDDVLDTLLDIMEGNNNEINRHQIVHLLLVLFVAGTDTTAATFQWAMAELLRNPETLSKARAELGQIIGKGNPVEESDVSRLPYLQAVLKETFRLHPAVPLLLPRKAETDVEINGFTIPKGAQIFVNAWAIGRDKNIWDEPDLFKPERFIGSEVDVKGRSFEVIPFGAGRRICPGLPLAMRMLPLMLGTLIHSFEWKLENGLKPEDDVDMNDKFGITLQMAQPLRAVPTLA